Proteins from a single region of Corylus avellana chromosome ca11, CavTom2PMs-1.0:
- the LOC132165434 gene encoding large ribosomal subunit protein eL14z-like gives MRYVEIGRVALVNYGKEYGRLVVIVDVIDQNWALVDNPDMVRTKINLKRLSLTDFKIDIKRVPKKKTLIEAMEAADVKNKWENSSWGRKLIVQKRRASLTDFDRFKLMLAKIKKSGLVRQELAKLKKESAA, from the exons ATG AGGTACGTGGAGATTGGAAGAGTGGCGCTTGTGAACTACGGGAAGGAGTATGGAAGACTTGTTGTGATTGTGGATGTTATCGACCAAAATTGG GCTCTTGTTGATAACCCTGATATGGTAAGGACCAAAATCAACTTAAAGAGGCTTTCCCTCACTGACTTTAAGATTGACATCAAGAGGGTTCCAAAGAAGAAGACTTTGATTGAGGCCATGGAGGCTGCTG ATGTGAAGAACAAATGGGAGAACAGTTCCTGGGGAAGGAAGTTGATTGTGCAGAAGAGAAGGGCCTCACTTACTGATTTTGATAGGTTCAAGCTAATGTTGGCAAAAATCAAG AAAAGCGGACTTGTCAGGCAGGAGCTTGCAAAACTCAAAAAGGAGAGTGCTGCCTAA